One Coleofasciculus chthonoplastes PCC 7420 genomic region harbors:
- a CDS encoding WD40 repeat domain-containing protein — MLTHRLKIAECIFVAVSIIGWAVAAASGEIIYGAVPLSIALLLNLINRLRFEQQSRNRLTGAMAQLHRQLSQESQSLYQQQLKQALASLQAKLPDYLAQIENPASELGAIKIAQLQARIVSVEQSLRNVVDYLNSASLPNHIEQLEAAIAQITADLEQLQYQIPFATNPEQPTPWHTEAGGEPSLFPVASESVSPVRRAGGAGEAGEAEDVCRDAPWRVWEEDMRAYPSAFVPEPILPNWDFRFTLKGHQDWVSALAISSDGQILASGSLDKTVKLWHLETGDLIHTFSDHQQGVLCLSLSPDGKWLASGGFDQTIKVWKLETGELCHTLTGHNGSVRSLVIMPDNQTLISGSFDQTIKLWHLDQGKFVQDLVQDAGRLSAIALSPDGKTLASGGGDGIIDLWHVQPFDLDFSLTDNLSSINSLALSPDGHRLAAACTDGTLKVWQLDSAERVESWQCPCAPAMSIIFSDNGQSAIAAHADGTIKIWWLGIDEPLLVLDNNDAGSVVSVALSPDGQWLAGGNRDGTVKVWQQL, encoded by the coding sequence ATGTTAACTCACCGTCTTAAAATTGCCGAGTGTATCTTTGTTGCTGTCTCAATCATTGGCTGGGCTGTCGCGGCGGCGTCTGGTGAAATTATCTATGGGGCGGTTCCATTGTCAATTGCCCTGTTGCTCAATCTGATCAATCGCCTCCGGTTTGAGCAACAAAGCCGAAATCGGTTAACGGGAGCCATGGCGCAATTACATCGACAACTTTCCCAAGAGAGTCAATCGTTATACCAACAGCAACTTAAGCAAGCACTTGCCTCTTTACAAGCAAAACTCCCCGACTATCTGGCTCAAATTGAGAATCCCGCTTCGGAATTAGGGGCGATCAAAATTGCCCAACTTCAAGCTCGAATCGTTAGCGTGGAACAATCGCTGCGGAATGTTGTGGATTATCTCAATAGTGCTTCATTGCCAAACCACATCGAGCAATTAGAAGCCGCGATCGCACAAATCACTGCCGATCTTGAGCAGCTACAATACCAAATCCCTTTTGCTACCAATCCAGAACAACCAACCCCTTGGCATACAGAGGCGGGGGGTGAACCATCCCTGTTTCCTGTCGCGTCTGAATCCGTTTCCCCTGTGAGGAGAGCTGGGGGAGCTGGGGAAGCTGGGGAAGCTGAGGACGTCTGTAGAGACGCGCCATGGCGCGTCTGGGAAGAAGATATGAGAGCGTATCCGAGTGCTTTTGTTCCTGAACCAATCCTACCCAATTGGGACTTCCGATTCACTCTGAAAGGACATCAGGATTGGGTTAGTGCTTTGGCAATAAGTTCAGATGGACAAATTCTTGCCAGTGGTAGTTTAGATAAAACCGTGAAGCTGTGGCATCTAGAGACGGGGGATCTGATTCACACATTTAGTGATCATCAACAGGGAGTCCTCTGTCTTAGCTTAAGCCCTGATGGTAAATGGCTGGCGAGTGGGGGATTTGATCAGACGATTAAGGTCTGGAAACTAGAGACTGGAGAATTATGCCATACGTTGACAGGTCATAACGGTTCGGTGCGATCGCTGGTGATTATGCCAGATAACCAAACTCTGATCAGTGGTAGCTTTGATCAAACCATTAAGCTATGGCACTTGGATCAGGGAAAATTTGTGCAGGATTTAGTTCAAGACGCCGGAAGATTATCCGCGATCGCCTTAAGTCCAGATGGCAAAACCCTTGCCAGTGGCGGCGGAGATGGCATTATTGATTTATGGCATGTTCAGCCGTTTGATCTAGACTTCAGTCTCACCGATAATCTGAGTTCGATTAATTCCCTTGCCTTAAGTCCCGATGGGCATCGGTTAGCTGCTGCCTGTACCGATGGTACTCTGAAGGTATGGCAACTCGATAGTGCTGAACGGGTAGAGAGTTGGCAATGTCCCTGTGCCCCCGCCATGTCGATTATTTTTAGCGATAACGGGCAAAGTGCGATCGCGGCTCATGCAGACGGTACGATTAAGATCTGGTGGCTAGGCATCGATGAACCGTTGCTTGTCTTGGACAATAACGATGCTGGTTCTGTGGTATCTGTGGCTCTAAGTCCAGATGGTCAGTGGTTAGCAGGAGGAAATCGGGATGGTACAGTTAAAGTTTGGCAGCAGTTATAG
- a CDS encoding histidine kinase dimerization/phosphoacceptor domain -containing protein, whose product MSVEQPSNSHLQVNSSHPTHITALEQELIELRRQVSRQTLLNQIVQAMRGTLVLEDILQTTVDQLHETLNVSRCLIFRPDDESQMRAHHVSEATAQRESILGVYCDFYRYHHQELSQGELVVVPQITPNFPDVLIEAAQECEIRAILIVPLLYQNSYIGGISLHQCDQAREWNREDIEFVQAIADHCAIAIHQAQVYAKLQRELRERHQVEEALRQSETRFRTVLKHAPLVVFNQDQELRYTWAYNVVPDDDVDAILGKTDSELLAPQEAQPLISIKQRVLTSGIGMREEVSLTINGELRYYDLTVEPLRNSIGDIEGITCAAMDISDRKYIENQLKISLQQKEVLFQEIHHRVKNNLQLVSSLLDLQSQQIDDPDIFALFQASQNRIKSMALIHEELYQFDHLQRINFLNYIENLTYHLIQTYAIHPESIRLHLNIDQDLNLDLSTAIYCGLILNELISNALKHAFKANNYKGHIWIEIYSKKKENPKNKLIVGNNKPTPIEWIDFNSPKSLGLQLVRALVAQLNGKLEIKKANNTVFEIEF is encoded by the coding sequence ATGTCCGTCGAGCAGCCATCTAACTCTCACCTACAGGTAAACTCTTCTCACCCAACCCATATTACCGCATTAGAACAGGAACTCATCGAACTGCGACGCCAAGTCTCCCGACAGACATTACTCAACCAAATTGTGCAAGCGATGCGCGGTACACTGGTGTTGGAAGATATTCTCCAAACTACGGTCGATCAGCTCCATGAAACACTTAATGTGAGTCGCTGTTTGATTTTTCGACCGGATGATGAGTCGCAAATGAGAGCGCATCACGTTTCAGAAGCGACCGCCCAACGGGAGAGTATTTTGGGGGTCTACTGTGATTTTTATCGGTATCACCACCAGGAATTGAGCCAGGGTGAGCTTGTGGTTGTCCCGCAAATTACTCCCAATTTTCCCGATGTGTTAATCGAGGCGGCGCAGGAATGTGAAATTCGCGCTATTTTAATTGTGCCGTTGCTTTACCAAAATTCCTATATTGGCGGAATTAGTCTACACCAGTGTGATCAGGCACGGGAATGGAACCGAGAGGATATTGAGTTTGTCCAAGCCATTGCCGATCATTGTGCGATCGCGATTCATCAAGCCCAAGTGTATGCTAAGTTACAACGTGAATTGAGAGAACGTCACCAGGTAGAAGAAGCACTCCGGCAAAGTGAAACCCGCTTCCGCACGGTGCTGAAACATGCACCATTGGTGGTGTTTAATCAAGATCAGGAGTTACGCTACACTTGGGCTTACAATGTGGTTCCTGATGATGACGTGGATGCTATATTGGGAAAAACCGACAGCGAACTCCTAGCCCCCCAAGAAGCACAACCGTTAATATCCATCAAGCAGCGTGTATTGACCAGTGGGATAGGAATGCGAGAGGAAGTCTCTCTCACCATTAATGGTGAACTTCGATACTACGATTTGACCGTCGAACCCTTACGCAACTCAATCGGAGACATAGAGGGAATTACCTGCGCGGCAATGGATATTAGCGATCGCAAATACATCGAGAATCAGCTTAAGATTTCCTTACAGCAAAAGGAAGTACTGTTCCAAGAAATTCACCATCGGGTCAAAAATAACCTACAACTTGTCTCTAGCCTGCTTGATCTCCAATCACAGCAAATTGATGACCCTGATATTTTTGCCCTCTTCCAAGCCAGCCAGAACCGAATCAAATCAATGGCTCTTATCCATGAGGAACTCTATCAATTTGATCACTTGCAGCGGATTAACTTTCTCAATTATATTGAAAATCTTACCTATCATTTGATTCAAACCTATGCTATTCATCCCGAATCTATTCGTCTACACCTTAATATCGATCAAGATTTAAACCTTGATCTGTCAACCGCAATTTATTGCGGATTAATTCTTAACGAACTCATCTCTAATGCCTTAAAACATGCCTTTAAAGCAAACAATTACAAAGGTCATATATGGATTGAAATTTATTCAAAGAAAAAAGAGAACCCAAAAAATAAATTGATCGTGGGTAATAACAAGCCAACACCAATTGAATGGATCGACTTTAATTCGCCCAAAAGCTTGGGGTTGCAATTAGTCCGCGCTTTAGTGGCACAGCTTAATGGCAAGCTGGAAATAAAGAAAGCTAATAATACAGTCTTTGAAATTGAATTTTAA
- the mgtE gene encoding magnesium transporter, whose protein sequence is MSELRENNIPLQTGSRSELRELVRTQLQMLLEQENFQGAKQVLVPVQPVDIADAIEGLPDALQVIAFRLLSKAEAIEVYEYLDSSVQQSLIEEFKRQEVLDIVDKMSPDDRVRLFDELPAKVVRRLLAQLSPQERQATAQLLGYEADTAGRIMTPEYISLKESLTLGETLERIRSLASTTETIYYVYVTDAERHLSGIVSLRDLVVSPPEQTLGEIMSRDAVCVHTDTDQEDVARLIQRYDFLAVPVVDREHRLVGIVTVDDVIDILERETTEDIYALGGGVQSGRDNYFQTNLITVARKRVVWLFVLLLTNSVTATIINSQADILQRVVALAAFIPLLTGTGGNVGAQSSTVVIRGLNTDEIRDMGSLQVIGREAMAGALLGTILGSVATLWAYLLRDDIFVAVAVGISLVAIAILASVAGSALPFLFRSLGLDPALMSAPFITTAVDVLGVLIYFNIARIVLGL, encoded by the coding sequence ATGTCTGAATTAAGAGAAAACAACATTCCCCTCCAGACGGGATCGCGCAGTGAATTGCGAGAGTTAGTTCGGACTCAACTGCAAATGCTGTTGGAACAAGAAAATTTTCAGGGCGCTAAACAGGTATTAGTTCCCGTACAACCTGTGGACATCGCCGACGCGATCGAAGGATTGCCCGACGCCCTACAGGTTATCGCATTCCGCTTACTCTCGAAAGCTGAGGCGATCGAAGTTTACGAGTATCTTGACTCTAGCGTCCAACAATCGCTGATCGAGGAATTTAAACGCCAAGAGGTACTTGACATCGTGGACAAAATGTCTCCCGATGATCGAGTGCGATTATTTGATGAATTGCCCGCCAAAGTTGTTCGCCGTTTACTGGCTCAACTGAGTCCCCAGGAACGCCAAGCCACTGCTCAACTCCTCGGTTATGAAGCCGATACCGCCGGGCGAATCATGACGCCGGAGTATATTTCCCTCAAAGAAAGCTTAACTCTAGGTGAAACCCTGGAACGGATTCGGAGTTTAGCCAGTACCACGGAGACGATTTATTACGTTTATGTCACCGATGCAGAACGACATCTGAGTGGAATCGTTTCATTGCGGGATTTAGTCGTGTCTCCACCGGAACAAACCTTGGGGGAGATCATGAGTCGCGATGCCGTTTGTGTTCACACAGATACCGATCAAGAAGACGTGGCGCGGTTAATCCAACGTTACGACTTTCTGGCTGTACCTGTGGTTGATCGAGAACATCGTTTAGTGGGGATTGTCACCGTTGATGATGTGATCGATATTTTAGAACGAGAAACCACTGAAGATATCTATGCCTTAGGGGGTGGGGTACAATCTGGGCGCGATAATTACTTTCAAACCAACTTAATAACTGTTGCCCGCAAACGAGTGGTTTGGTTATTTGTGTTGTTACTGACAAACAGTGTGACTGCCACCATCATTAACTCTCAAGCAGACATCTTACAGAGAGTTGTGGCGCTGGCGGCATTTATTCCTCTGTTGACAGGTACAGGGGGAAATGTGGGCGCTCAATCGTCAACGGTGGTGATTCGTGGTTTAAACACTGACGAAATTCGAGATATGGGTTCATTGCAAGTGATCGGGCGTGAAGCTATGGCAGGAGCGCTACTGGGAACGATTTTAGGCTCAGTGGCAACGCTTTGGGCGTATCTGCTCAGAGATGATATCTTTGTTGCCGTTGCTGTGGGTATCAGTTTAGTCGCGATCGCGATTTTAGCATCGGTGGCGGGTTCGGCGTTACCGTTTCTGTTCCGTTCCCTGGGATTAGATCCGGCTTTGATGTCAGCCCCGTTTATTACCACGGCGGTTGATGTGTTGGGTGTGTTGATTTATTTTAATATTGCCCGAATAGTTCTGGGTCTGTAA
- a CDS encoding GAF domain-containing protein, translating into MPRRTMIRSFSVHPQSILKVKQAWRNKSQGRDRELAEALGLSLDTLNHFLKGQPVKGLNFVELCQVLELDWQDVAGLDSQQNLVFDSPIEVGEFLAYSYSHGVSAVDQALQTLVRTLCQLLGRLTRKVGNLLRADRTSIFLLDRERQELGSLIAEDGDGGSLLIDIPANKGIASLAAFSLKVINIPFDVYDDPRSEMAQKTDRRTGYRTYTILAWPLLNEKQDLVAVVQLINKLKSNYQPEDDLVKKIDSRGFTGDDEVLFAKFAPSILQILERCQFCYQLAQKLRETTDIQPGSLREIELVEQLQRQERQLQKNLQRL; encoded by the coding sequence ATGCCACGAAGAACAATGATTCGGTCATTTAGTGTGCATCCCCAGTCTATTCTCAAAGTCAAACAAGCTTGGCGCAATAAGAGTCAGGGGCGCGATCGCGAACTGGCGGAAGCCCTGGGACTATCGTTAGATACCCTCAATCACTTTCTCAAGGGACAACCCGTTAAAGGACTAAACTTTGTCGAACTTTGTCAGGTCTTAGAATTGGACTGGCAGGATGTGGCTGGTTTAGATAGCCAGCAGAATCTAGTTTTTGACTCACCGATTGAAGTGGGTGAGTTCTTGGCTTACTCCTACAGCCATGGGGTGAGTGCTGTTGACCAAGCATTACAAACACTGGTGAGAACACTTTGCCAACTATTGGGTCGCCTCACCCGCAAAGTCGGGAATTTGCTGCGTGCGGATCGCACCAGTATTTTTTTATTGGATCGAGAACGACAAGAATTGGGTTCACTGATTGCTGAGGATGGAGACGGCGGTAGTCTGCTGATCGATATTCCGGCTAACAAAGGAATTGCTAGTCTCGCCGCCTTTTCCTTAAAAGTAATTAACATTCCCTTTGATGTCTATGATGATCCGCGCTCCGAGATGGCGCAGAAGACAGATCGCCGTACCGGATACCGCACCTATACCATTTTGGCTTGGCCCCTACTAAACGAGAAACAAGATCTTGTCGCAGTGGTGCAGTTAATCAATAAATTAAAGTCCAACTACCAACCGGAAGATGATCTAGTCAAGAAGATTGATTCTCGTGGTTTTACCGGAGATGATGAAGTCCTATTTGCCAAGTTTGCCCCTTCGATTCTCCAGATTTTAGAACGATGTCAATTTTGTTACCAACTTGCCCAAAAACTCCGAGAAACGACGGATATTCAACCCGGTAGTTTGCGAGAAATTGAATTGGTTGAGCAACTTCAGCGACAAGAACGACAGTTACAGAAGAATCTTCAACGGCTCTAG